The genomic window GCATGAACTCTACGAGATGGATACAGCAGTGCGAAATGCCCTGTTGAGAGAGTTGAGAGAGAATCCTCGTTTTGGCGAAAAGCGGATTAATGAACTGTCTGATTTTTTGCTTACTTATGTGCGGCAGCAACTTGAGAGCCACGATCCCGATATTCGTGATTTTGCTCAGGCTCAGAGGTGGACAGCGTTAGCCTATACGCGACCAAGTGAGGCGGCGCGTGAATTAGCATCAACACTTTCAAAGTTGAAATTGGAGGAAAAAGCAGAGTGGGTTCGCATGAGATCAATTATAGATACCTTTGCAGAACCGCTAGCAGGGTTTGAACCACTCTTAGTTTATGCTCGTGGGATAAAACATCTAGCTTTTGGTGATTTAGTGAATGCAAAAGCTGAATTTAGTAAAATATCAACTTTACAGGGAAAGATACAGACTGCTGGTGTGAGTTTGGTTATCCCTAAACAAATAACTGATGAGCCATTTCCTGCTAAAAAATCACAGAAATTTAAATTAGATTTAGTCAGGTTTTTTCAAGCTTGCAACCCCAGTAAGACTCTGGTTGTGAGCAAACCGGAAGATAGACAATATTATATTGATTTCTCCAAAGTGCGTGGCGCTAAGATTATTGAAGAATTAGGGCGAACTATTACCCGCCTTGCACCGGAACAATCTACCTGTCAATTGTTTACCGGACATATCGGCTGTGGCAAATCCACAGAATTACTGCGGCTCAAAGCAGAGTTAGAGCAGCAGGGATTTCATGTGGTTTATTTTGAGTCTAGCCAAAGCTTGGATATGGCTGATATTCATGTTACAGATATTTTACTGGCAGTAGCTTGTGAGGTGAGTCAAAGCCTGGAAGCAATAAAAATTAACCTTAAACCAGGATACTTTAAAAATCTGTTTACGGAAATTTCTGAGTTTTTGCAAACGCCGATAGAACTTGAGGGAGAGTTATCTGTAGGTATTGCCAAAATTACTGCCAAAACTAAAGATAGTCCCAAACTTCGCTCTCAGTTACGACAATATTTAGAACCGCGCACCAATGGCATTTTAGAATCAATTAACAAAGAATTGCTCAAGCCTGCTAGAGAAAAACTCAAGCAGCAAGGTAAAAAAGGACTGGTGGTAATTATAGATAATCTCGACCGAGTGGATAATTCTTTGAAGCCTTCCGGTCATTACCAGCCAGAATATCTCTTTGTGGAACGCGGTGAACAGTTAAACCAGCTAAATTGTCATGTTGTTTATACTATTCCCCTAGTGTTGATTTTTTCCAACGCTTTAGGAAGGTTAACAAATCGCTTCGGGGTAGACCCTAAGGTTTTGCCGATGGTTCCTGTGCAACTACAGGATGGTTCGCAATTTTCACAAGGAATCACGCTGCTGCAACAGATGGTTATGGCGAGGGCTTTTCCTGGTGTCAGTTGGGAACAAAGCCGAAATTTAATTACTGAGGTTTTTGATAGTCCTGATACTTTAGAAAGGCTGTGCTTAGTTAGCGGCGGTCATTTGCGTAATTTGCTGATGTTATTATTTCGCTGTCTTCAGCAAGAAGACCCACCCTTGTCGCAAGAGTGCGTAAATAGGGTGATTAAACAACGCCGCGATGAACTAATTTTAGCAATTACGCCTGATGAATGGGAATCACTGCGTGAGGTGGCGCAAGAGAAAAGCTTGAGAGGTCATGAAAGATACGAACTTTTGCTCCGCAGTATGTTTGTATTTGAATACCGAAATGAGCATGGTTCTTGGTTTGATATTAATCCGATTTTGGCGGAGGCTAAAGAATTCAGGCTTTAACTAAAAAAATATTACGAAGAAGCCAGTCAGGATCTAGAAGTGATTGACAAAAATTTTCTAATTTTAATTTCTGAAAATGCGATCGCGCCCTTTTACCAACGCGATCGCTAAATTTTGCATCCCCTAACCAATAAAATGCAGATGATTGATCCCTGCACTAATTAGATGATGGGTAACGGGAAGACTATCCACTACCATACCCAGACACAACAGCATCATGTAGGAGATGGAATAGAGAAACAACTCTCTAGCTACAGTGCGATCCTCTGGATTTTGCAACAAACGCCAAGATTTGTGGATAAATAATCCTCCCAGAATTAGGGCGATCGCAGCATAAAGAATTCCACTTGCTCCCAAGGGATAAACCAATAACACGGTTGCAACTACGGTAAGCAGGGTATAGTACCAAATCTGCTTCACGGTTGCCGTAGTACCTTCAATCACAGGTAACATTGGTATCCCAACTTTTGCGTAGTCATCTTTAATCATCAGAGCTAACGCCCAGAAATGGGGTGGTGTCCACAAAAAGACGATCGCAAAAATCAACCATGCTGACCAGCTTAATGTGCCTGTGACAGCAGCCCAACCCACTAACGCCGGAATTGCCCCAGCGGCCCCACCAATGACGATATTCTGGGTGCTGTGGCGTTTCAGCCAGTGGGTATAGACCAAAATATAAAAGACGATGCCAGAGAAGGCTAGCAAGGCGGCTAACAGATTGGCAAATACTGCCAGGAGTGTAAAGGAAATCGTCGCCAGTGCGATCGCAAAAATTAGAGCATCGCGCGGCTGCACCTTACCCGAAGGCATCGGACGATGGCGCGTCCGCTCCATGTCATAATCAATATCCCGGTCATAGACACAGTTAATCGTCTGGGCGCTTGCAGCCGCCAAGGTGCCACCAGTGAGAGTTACTAGCAACAGCAATGGATCTACTTCTCCCTTAGCAGCAATCCACATACTCCCAGCCGTGGTAATCAAAAGCAACGGAATAATCCGAGGCTTCGTTAGCTGGTAGTAACTTTGAATTACCTGTAAAAATGTTTCGTGGTGGCGAGAGACATTAGTCTCAATCATTTTGGCTCTGGTTCCTTATTTTTCAACAACTTATATGCAGCCCCCGCTCAAGCTGGCTCTTTCAGGCAAACGAAAACACAGATTTTCTGCACCTGCGTGGGTCGCAATACTCGCCGTTGCGCCTTCCATCAGTGCTGAGTGCTGAGTTAGGAGTAGAGAGACGCGATTAATCGCGTACAGGAGTTAGGAGTAGAGACGCGATTAATCGCGTCTGTTACGGAGTTAGGAATTCTTCCCCTGCTTCCCCTGCTCGCTCATCTCCCTCATTCCCTACTCGTGACTCAGCACGGGCTAAACGCCCCGCTACCGCTAACGTAACTCAACACTCACTGAGTCACGCAGTGCGAGAACTGTGAAAGCCACCAAAGTACCCAGCAAAGTAGCTCCTATAGCTTGGTGAGAGACGGTCAGAGGCTCGACTTGGAGATGTAATTTGAAAGTGGCGAATCCCAACAAGATTTGTAAGCTCAACAACGCACCAGCCATATTTGCCAGTCGCCGCAAGGCTGGATGTAGTGCTGGTGTACGCCAACAGATAAATACCATTGCCAAGGTTGCCATTGTTGGCGGCACCAAACCAGCAATATGGCTGTACATCACAGTACAAAGTTGAGAACCGCCGAGGCATTGGTGTAGCGCCCAGCGAGAGCCTACCAAAGCACCTAGCAGACTTTGCAGGTAAACCAGAACAGCGGCAGTTAAACCTACCCAAGGTAAATTACCAACGGTTCCAGTCCCTTGATAGGGAGTGAGTGCTGTGCCGACAATCAGGAGGGTGGTAAAAAACAACAGCGCCGTTCCTAAATGAGCGGTAACGATATCAAACCGCAACAGTTCGGTAACTGTGAGTCCCCCCAAGATACCTTGGAAGACGATTAAAAATAGGGCGAATGTGGATGCCCAAGGCAGCCAAGAGGGTAAGAAACGACGATGCCACCAGGACAAACCGAAGAGTGCGATCGCGCTTACACCAATTAAAGCTGCATCCAATCTGTGAAACCACTCCAGGAACACCTGGAGATTCATTTGCTTGGCTGGCACGAGTTCGCCATAGCATAAGGGCCAGTCTGGGCAAGCAAGTCCAGCATTCATCACGCGGGTGGCACTGCCTATTGCCATCAAAATTAAGGTGGCTATGCACATTTTCCACACCAAGCGCCGAATCATTTCCTTGGGCTTTTGCTGCTCAAGTGCCGCTTCATTTTGTTGTTGTAGGACAAATTCGCTCATTAACGATACCTTCTGCCCGCTCTTGGTGGATCTCTTAAAATTTTCAATTTTCTTTTAGCGTCCCATCTTCACCCTAGCGTATAGGCTAAAGGTTTATAGATTAGCACTCACTTATACTTTGAATCACTTTAGCGATGTTTTGCCTGAAGCTTTAGGTATTTTTCAAGATGTGAAAAATTGATTAATCACAATTAATTTAAGCATCCTAAATTTTTCCACTGATTTACATCTACTTTTGGCAGTATTTGATAGTCACCTTCTACCCAAAATTAGTAAAATAGTCAAAAAAATTAATAAAAATTTCAGACCTTTGGACTCCATGCCTTCTGGCCTAGACTACCTTAGTAAGTGAGCAGCTTTGAGATAACGTAGTAAATTAAATTAAGTAAGCCGTGAAGATTCCAAGTTCAATCTGGACATTACTGATTGGCATCGTGCTAACGCTAGTCAGCCTTTGGTACGGTCAAAATCACGGTCTGTTGCCAGTAGCAGCAACGGATGAAGCCGTATTAGTGGATGGTCTGTTCAACGCGATGATGATCATTTCTACAGGTATATTCCTGCTCGTAGAAGGTATTTTAATTTACTCTGCATTCAAATACCGTCGGCGTGCAGGTGATAATCAAGACGGCCCACCAGTTGAGGGCAATGTACCTCTAGAAATTCTCTGGACGGCGATCCCAGCAATTATCGTTATCGGTATTTCTGTTTACAGTTTTGATGTGTACAACGAAATCGGTGGCTTTGATCCCCATGCTATCCATGAAGCGCCGATGAATCAGGAGTCAATGGCAATGCCTGGAAGTGCGATGGCAGCGACTTTAAGCGATACTCCTCCCAGCACCGAACCCAACCTCAATCAAGAAAAATCTGACGAGGCAATGCAAGACCCAGCTACCGCAGAAGTTCGCAATGCTGACCAAATTCCCCAACTGCGGAATGCCCCTGGTGTAGGTATTGTTGCTCCGACAATTGGGGGTAGTCCTGATAGAGCAGGCAAACCACCAGAATTGCGGGTCAACGTCACAGGTCTACAATATGCCTGGATTTTCACCTATCCTGAAACTGGTATAACTACAAGTGAAATGCACGTCCCCATCGGGCGAGAAGTGCAAATCAATATGACAGCCAACGATGTTATTCACGCCTTCTGGGTGCCAGAGTTCCGTCTGAAACAAGATGCGATCCCTGGTAGACAAAGCGAAATTCGCTTCACGCCCAAAAAAGCAGGCGATTATACCCTGATTTGTGCTGAACTTTGTGGCCCATATCACGGTGCGATGAGAGCATCAGTAGTAGTTGAGACAGAAGAAGCCTTTGACAAATGGCAGCAAGAGCAGCTAGTTGCCAGCAAGGAAACACTAAATCAAGCCGTTGCTGTTAACCCTGCGAATCTATCCCCAAATGAATTTCTCGCCCCTTACACCAAGGACATGGGAATTCAGCCAGAAATGTTACATCAAATTCACAAATAGTCAACAGTCCACGTAAAAAGTAATAACTCACAACGGGCTAAACGCCCTGCTATCGCTAACAGGACTCAAGACTCAGAACTCTTATGACACAAGCTAAGTTGCAAGAAACTGCCAATATCCCCGCCCTTCTTGAGGAACCAGGGATTAGAAAATGGCAAGACTACTTTGGCTTCAACACCGACCATAAGGTGATTGGGATTCAATACCTAGTCACTACGTTCATTTTCTACTGCATTGGTGGTGTGATGGCTGACTTGGTTCGTACAGAGCTGCGAACCCCAGAAGTCGATTTTGTCACCCCTGAAGTCTACAACAGCTTATTTACGCTGCACGCCACGAT from Nostoc sp. UHCC 0926 includes these protein-coding regions:
- a CDS encoding heme o synthase; protein product: MIETNVSRHHETFLQVIQSYYQLTKPRIIPLLLITTAGSMWIAAKGEVDPLLLLVTLTGGTLAAASAQTINCVYDRDIDYDMERTRHRPMPSGKVQPRDALIFAIALATISFTLLAVFANLLAALLAFSGIVFYILVYTHWLKRHSTQNIVIGGAAGAIPALVGWAAVTGTLSWSAWLIFAIVFLWTPPHFWALALMIKDDYAKVGIPMLPVIEGTTATVKQIWYYTLLTVVATVLLVYPLGASGILYAAIALILGGLFIHKSWRLLQNPEDRTVARELFLYSISYMMLLCLGMVVDSLPVTHHLISAGINHLHFIG
- a CDS encoding P-loop NTPase fold protein — protein: MTDEPFPAKKSQKFKLDLVRFFQACNPSKTLVVSKPEDRQYYIDFSKVRGAKIIEELGRTITRLAPEQSTCQLFTGHIGCGKSTELLRLKAELEQQGFHVVYFESSQSLDMADIHVTDILLAVACEVSQSLEAIKINLKPGYFKNLFTEISEFLQTPIELEGELSVGIAKITAKTKDSPKLRSQLRQYLEPRTNGILESINKELLKPAREKLKQQGKKGLVVIIDNLDRVDNSLKPSGHYQPEYLFVERGEQLNQLNCHVVYTIPLVLIFSNALGRLTNRFGVDPKVLPMVPVQLQDGSQFSQGITLLQQMVMARAFPGVSWEQSRNLITEVFDSPDTLERLCLVSGGHLRNLLMLLFRCLQQEDPPLSQECVNRVIKQRRDELILAITPDEWESLREVAQEKSLRGHERYELLLRSMFVFEYRNEHGSWFDINPILAEAKEFRL
- a CDS encoding cytochrome c oxidase subunit II, giving the protein MKIPSSIWTLLIGIVLTLVSLWYGQNHGLLPVAATDEAVLVDGLFNAMMIISTGIFLLVEGILIYSAFKYRRRAGDNQDGPPVEGNVPLEILWTAIPAIIVIGISVYSFDVYNEIGGFDPHAIHEAPMNQESMAMPGSAMAATLSDTPPSTEPNLNQEKSDEAMQDPATAEVRNADQIPQLRNAPGVGIVAPTIGGSPDRAGKPPELRVNVTGLQYAWIFTYPETGITTSEMHVPIGREVQINMTANDVIHAFWVPEFRLKQDAIPGRQSEIRFTPKKAGDYTLICAELCGPYHGAMRASVVVETEEAFDKWQQEQLVASKETLNQAVAVNPANLSPNEFLAPYTKDMGIQPEMLHQIHK
- a CDS encoding COX15/CtaA family protein is translated as MSEFVLQQQNEAALEQQKPKEMIRRLVWKMCIATLILMAIGSATRVMNAGLACPDWPLCYGELVPAKQMNLQVFLEWFHRLDAALIGVSAIALFGLSWWHRRFLPSWLPWASTFALFLIVFQGILGGLTVTELLRFDIVTAHLGTALLFFTTLLIVGTALTPYQGTGTVGNLPWVGLTAAVLVYLQSLLGALVGSRWALHQCLGGSQLCTVMYSHIAGLVPPTMATLAMVFICWRTPALHPALRRLANMAGALLSLQILLGFATFKLHLQVEPLTVSHQAIGATLLGTLVAFTVLALRDSVSVELR